The Methanosphaera sp. BMS genome contains a region encoding:
- a CDS encoding MFS transporter — MYSIEEKYIITAGSLATIIVAFLLNAAPVALPSIAKAFAMNNVLQNWVDTIYLLSIAVLSIPCGKICQKYGLKKVLKFGIIIFFIGTLGTGLSQDAYMLLAFRVVLGIASAILNVASIALIVESMSDDKKGPAIGIAVATVYIGIALAPILGGSLIFNYGWQSLFFATLPVIIINYYLISKIKGEWIHEDEYNFDMTGTILYSMGIILFIYGFTGILELTGQVITLVGIILLICFGYWELKSKNPIFEMRLFKNLRFASANLACLFSYFATFMTTYVYNYHMQYIMGMDSQIAGMYLIITPLIMVVMSVISGWMIKKIRGEILTGCGLLILCVAFILMCFLSRSTPLYVLLIAMTLHGIGYGLFSSPNTVLITTTVPEEESSKASASLSATRLIGQTVSLGIFTTVFAIVMGNVAIVPEYYDLLLNSCNTIMILAVAFVFIGAVISFIGLKESI, encoded by the coding sequence ATGTATTCAATAGAGGAAAAGTATATAATTACCGCTGGAAGTCTTGCAACAATTATAGTTGCATTCCTATTAAATGCTGCACCAGTAGCATTGCCATCAATTGCCAAGGCATTTGCAATGAATAATGTATTGCAAAACTGGGTTGACACGATATACCTGTTGTCAATAGCAGTACTGAGCATTCCATGCGGTAAGATATGTCAAAAATATGGTTTAAAAAAGGTATTGAAGTTTGGAATTATAATCTTCTTTATAGGAACACTTGGAACGGGATTATCACAGGATGCATATATGCTACTTGCATTTAGAGTAGTTCTTGGAATAGCATCTGCCATATTAAACGTTGCATCCATAGCATTAATTGTCGAATCCATGAGTGATGATAAAAAAGGACCTGCAATAGGTATTGCCGTGGCAACAGTCTATATAGGAATTGCACTTGCACCGATACTCGGTGGAAGTCTGATATTTAACTATGGATGGCAAAGCCTGTTTTTTGCAACATTACCTGTTATCATAATTAACTATTATCTTATAAGCAAGATTAAAGGAGAATGGATCCATGAGGATGAATATAACTTTGACATGACAGGTACCATTCTATACTCAATGGGAATAATATTGTTTATCTATGGATTTACTGGAATATTGGAGTTGACAGGTCAAGTCATTACACTTGTTGGAATAATTCTGCTGATATGCTTTGGATATTGGGAACTGAAAAGCAAAAATCCGATATTTGAGATGAGACTGTTTAAAAATCTACGCTTTGCATCAGCCAACCTTGCATGTCTGTTCAGCTACTTTGCAACATTCATGACAACCTACGTCTATAACTATCACATGCAGTACATCATGGGTATGGATTCCCAGATAGCCGGAATGTACCTTATTATCACACCACTTATAATGGTAGTGATGAGTGTCATATCAGGTTGGATGATTAAGAAGATTAGAGGGGAGATTCTGACAGGCTGTGGTTTATTAATCTTGTGTGTTGCATTTATACTCATGTGCTTCCTATCACGCAGCACGCCGTTATACGTACTGTTAATAGCCATGACATTACATGGTATAGGCTATGGATTATTTTCATCACCCAATACCGTGCTTATTACCACAACGGTACCTGAAGAGGAATCATCAAAGGCATCAGCATCCCTTTCAGCCACAAGACTGATAGGACAGACCGTAAGTCTCGGAATATTTACAACAGTATTTGCAATCGTAATGGGCAATGTAGCAATAGTACCAGAGTACTATGATTTACTCCTAAATAGTTGTAATACAATAATGATACTTGCAGTCGCATTCGTATTTATTGGTGCGGTTATATCGTTTATCGGATTGAAGGAGAGCATATAA
- a CDS encoding UbiD family decarboxylase, with the protein MSKQDWRDLLKKWEDDGEIRHVPDEVKKEYEISTLMMDLEKEHRYPIMQFDNVEGSDIPVITNTLGTRDRFGDAMGVDGKHVAEEYAKRVKNRIEEHTLIENPPFMANSMYGGDVDLYKLPIITHFPIDAGAYLTSGHVIAKDPESGAETVGFHRMQLKGKNKLGISLHSRQRLWEYFRRSEEKGENLEAAIVIGVHPNISLGSQAAIPYDKGKFASIAGLFGESLEIADCTEIDIQVPAYAEFVIEGEILANVREKEGPFAEFTNYACHRSTENVFNVKAIHYRQNPIFHDLTPGYSSEHITVVAIQREGDLLNALRNTLPNVKAVHSPLSGCGIFHCFISMKKIAEGQAAQAIFAAFAVDHNLKMAVVVDEDVDVFNEQEVLWAMATRLQADRDIFIVPQSMGMGETLDPSTDELSRTAKMGIDATKPLEGFSPKIEMNHDVEKAVKRLHKYTK; encoded by the coding sequence GTGTCAAAGCAAGATTGGAGAGACCTACTTAAAAAGTGGGAAGATGATGGTGAAATAAGACACGTACCTGATGAGGTCAAAAAGGAATATGAAATCAGTACGCTGATGATGGACTTGGAAAAAGAACATAGGTATCCTATAATGCAATTTGATAATGTTGAAGGCAGTGACATACCAGTTATAACAAACACTCTCGGAACAAGAGATCGTTTTGGTGATGCAATGGGAGTTGATGGAAAACATGTGGCAGAAGAATATGCAAAGCGTGTTAAAAATAGGATAGAGGAACATACACTAATTGAAAACCCGCCATTCATGGCAAACTCCATGTATGGTGGTGATGTTGATTTATACAAACTGCCTATAATAACACATTTTCCAATAGATGCGGGAGCATACCTTACAAGTGGGCATGTAATAGCAAAGGATCCTGAAAGTGGTGCTGAAACGGTAGGATTTCATAGAATGCAACTAAAGGGTAAAAATAAACTTGGTATAAGCCTACACTCCAGGCAAAGGTTATGGGAGTACTTCCGCAGAAGCGAAGAAAAGGGTGAAAACCTGGAGGCGGCTATTGTAATAGGTGTGCATCCAAACATATCCCTGGGTTCCCAGGCAGCCATCCCCTATGATAAGGGTAAGTTTGCTTCAATAGCAGGCCTATTCGGTGAGTCCTTGGAGATTGCCGACTGTACGGAAATAGATATTCAGGTACCTGCCTATGCAGAGTTTGTAATAGAGGGGGAAATACTTGCAAATGTCAGGGAAAAGGAAGGACCCTTTGCTGAATTTACCAATTATGCATGTCACAGAAGTACTGAAAACGTCTTTAATGTAAAGGCTATTCACTACAGACAAAATCCAATATTCCATGATTTGACGCCAGGTTATAGTAGTGAACATATAACAGTCGTTGCAATCCAACGAGAGGGGGATTTGTTGAATGCATTAAGAAATACCTTGCCTAACGTTAAGGCAGTACATTCACCATTATCCGGCTGTGGAATATTTCATTGTTTCATTTCAATGAAGAAGATTGCCGAGGGCCAGGCAGCTCAGGCAATATTCGCGGCATTTGCCGTTGATCATAACCTTAAGATGGCGGTCGTAGTGGATGAGGATGTTGACGTATTCAATGAACAGGAAGTTCTATGGGCTATGGCTACAAGACTTCAGGCAGACCGTGACATTTTCATAGTACCACAGAGTATGGGAATGGGTGAAACGCTTGATCCGTCAACTGATGAATTAAGCCGTACAGCCAAAATGGGAATAGATGCAACAAAACCGCTTGAAGGCTTTTCACCTAAAATAGAAATGAATCATGATGTAGAAAAAGCAGTTAAAAGATTGCATAAATATACAAAATAA
- a CDS encoding hydantoinase/oxoprolinase family protein produces MLDIAIDTGGTFTDYTSIGSLNDDEEKKIFIKNPTNHENPTQGIIEGLKQLADSWGCDLGTLLENTNKISHGTTLALNALLEKKGVKTALFTTEGFRDALELRRSRLDNQWDIRAITPPVLVPRRLRLPITERVNYRGDVITKLDEDSVRAACRICRKNNIKSIAVCFLFSFMNPSHEQNVREIINEELPDVFVSLSSDISPQIREYERTSTTVINASITPIISTYFDRLKSELARYGWTKPIHIMMNSGGLSDVATMKKIAAKSLLSGPAGGGVGNENLSKILDKKHMILADMGGTSFDLHIIDNNKTQLVPESRIGSYPITLPMMDIKSIGAGGGSIVRVDESKRVHVGPESASSVPGPACYNLGGDEPTITDALLVLNLINENNFLGGRLTLSKDKAIKAIEEKVAKPLDISVIDAAVLIYMVASQLMADALRLVTTKRGNDPRQYSLVTSGGAFGLFACNIMDTLNMDEVIIPVQAPVFCSWGMLGAKRRYDGTQSFFMEKSAWDHARLNKQVDKMLKEANIELDKLNVSEDNRKHELILEMRYIGQHHEISIMLNKLQFEAESVNEIDKLFHDTHNDIYQYSQKENDWEIMNLRLESYEENVDNELFEFDANKRDSYKINLSSKIVNTKEDSQVTVYHECDLSEEIAGPALVEFDYTSVLIPEGFTSKIMDDGLLSIMKNK; encoded by the coding sequence ATGTTAGATATTGCAATAGATACCGGTGGAACATTCACCGATTATACATCCATCGGGTCATTAAATGATGATGAAGAAAAGAAAATTTTCATAAAAAATCCTACAAATCACGAAAATCCAACACAGGGAATAATTGAAGGATTAAAACAACTTGCAGACAGTTGGGGATGTGATTTAGGGACGTTGCTTGAAAACACCAATAAGATAAGTCATGGAACAACACTGGCATTAAATGCACTTCTTGAGAAGAAAGGTGTTAAAACGGCACTCTTTACAACGGAAGGATTCAGGGATGCATTGGAGCTAAGACGTTCAAGGCTAGATAATCAATGGGACATAAGGGCAATAACACCTCCCGTACTTGTACCGAGAAGATTAAGACTTCCAATAACTGAACGTGTGAATTACAGGGGGGATGTTATCACAAAGTTAGATGAGGATAGTGTAAGGGCAGCTTGTAGAATCTGTAGAAAAAACAACATCAAATCCATAGCGGTATGTTTCTTGTTTTCATTCATGAATCCATCGCATGAACAGAATGTACGGGAAATAATCAATGAGGAACTACCGGATGTCTTCGTATCATTGTCAAGCGATATATCACCACAGATACGGGAATATGAAAGGACAAGTACAACGGTTATCAATGCATCAATAACTCCAATAATATCCACATACTTCGACAGACTTAAAAGTGAACTGGCAAGATATGGATGGACAAAACCGATACATATAATGATGAACAGTGGAGGATTATCAGATGTTGCCACCATGAAAAAAATAGCTGCAAAGTCATTACTATCAGGGCCGGCCGGTGGCGGTGTAGGAAATGAAAATCTAAGTAAAATTCTGGATAAAAAACATATGATACTGGCGGATATGGGTGGAACAAGTTTCGACTTACATATAATCGATAACAACAAGACGCAATTGGTTCCGGAGTCCAGAATAGGATCATATCCCATCACACTTCCTATGATGGACATCAAATCCATAGGAGCCGGTGGAGGAAGTATTGTGAGGGTGGATGAATCAAAAAGAGTTCATGTTGGACCGGAATCCGCCTCATCAGTTCCGGGGCCTGCCTGTTATAACTTAGGAGGGGATGAGCCAACAATCACTGATGCATTACTTGTACTTAATTTAATAAATGAAAATAACTTCCTCGGAGGAAGATTAACGCTATCCAAAGATAAGGCAATAAAGGCCATAGAAGAAAAGGTTGCAAAACCGCTGGACATATCCGTTATTGATGCTGCGGTACTTATTTATATGGTTGCAAGTCAATTGATGGCAGATGCATTAAGACTTGTAACGACCAAAAGGGGTAATGATCCAAGGCAGTATTCACTGGTAACCAGTGGAGGGGCATTCGGATTATTTGCATGCAATATAATGGACACATTAAATATGGATGAGGTTATCATTCCAGTGCAGGCACCGGTATTCTGTAGTTGGGGAATGCTGGGAGCTAAGCGTAGATATGATGGCACTCAAAGTTTTTTTATGGAAAAAAGTGCATGGGATCATGCACGATTAAACAAACAGGTAGATAAAATGCTTAAAGAGGCCAATATTGAATTGGATAAGTTGAACGTTTCAGAGGATAACAGAAAACATGAACTGATACTGGAGATGCGATATATCGGCCAGCATCATGAAATTAGCATAATGTTAAATAAGCTTCAATTTGAAGCAGAATCAGTCAATGAAATAGACAAACTATTCCATGATACGCATAATGACATTTACCAATATTCTCAGAAGGAAAATGACTGGGAAATAATGAACTTAAGGCTTGAAAGTTATGAAGAGAATGTGGATAATGAATTGTTTGAATTTGATGCTAACAAAAGGGATAGCTACAAAATCAATCTATCAAGTAAGATTGTCAACACTAAAGAGGATTCACAGGTAACTGTATATCATGAATGTGATTTAAGTGAGGAAATTGCCGGTCCTGCATTGGTGGAATTTGATTATACCAGCGTATTGATACCGGAAGGTTTTACTTCAAAAATTATGGATGATGGATTGTTAAGTATTATGAAAAATAAGTAG
- a CDS encoding hydantoinase B/oxoprolinase family protein has translation MTTDDIINRTVIANRLDNITEEMGISLEHSAHSPIFAEACDFACCICDSNGDLVSQLEGIPILATAGSFSVKKVIEKYGDDIHDGDGFILNDPYCGGNHLPDIGIITPIFYDDELMFFCVSRAHHGDIGGSTAGSYNPKATEIFQEGIRIHPTRIIQNNQIIEDIMSLIILNTRNPSMIRSDLLAQMGSNKIAKKRLTSMIDEYGTDVVKKAVGDNLYLAQELTKKRILEVPDGEYTAVNYIDDDGFQEEPIKIQVTVKVKGDNLTIDFTGTNKQVKGFVNTSVVTATAASGIASLWFLGSDIARNGGAFNVIDVVLPKGSLVNPHEGAPMTLSTLIPASEIIGTIFMAFNKAIPDRLPAGYGTYLGPSFYGTDPRNGRYYIGFTFCSLASGGAMKGIDGKPYMSPMSNYGGVKTPNIESNEVQYPHITLVHEMECDTAGAGEYRGGAGIKYAFQNYDDGCEIVMYGDGVKIAPYGLNGGSTGSLQVPLVRQDGEWIQTESKEYPRKISDGDIVYIHSAGGGGYGNPYKRDVKRVHEDYIDGIISRESALNDYGVKINEDGKVDMDATSKIRGV, from the coding sequence ATGACAACGGATGACATAATTAACCGTACAGTAATTGCCAATAGGTTGGATAATATTACCGAGGAAATGGGAATATCCCTTGAACATTCTGCTCATTCGCCAATATTTGCAGAAGCATGTGACTTTGCATGTTGTATATGTGATTCTAATGGGGATTTAGTATCACAATTGGAGGGAATACCAATACTGGCTACAGCAGGTTCATTCAGCGTAAAAAAAGTAATAGAAAAATATGGGGATGATATCCATGATGGTGATGGATTTATCTTAAATGATCCCTATTGTGGTGGAAATCACCTGCCTGATATAGGAATTATCACCCCAATATTTTATGATGATGAACTGATGTTTTTCTGTGTAAGCAGAGCTCATCATGGTGATATTGGTGGTTCAACTGCCGGTAGTTATAATCCTAAGGCAACCGAGATATTCCAGGAAGGAATAAGGATACATCCAACAAGAATAATACAAAACAATCAAATTATAGAGGATATAATGAGCTTAATTATCCTTAATACTCGTAATCCATCAATGATTAGAAGTGATCTTCTTGCACAGATGGGTTCCAATAAAATAGCAAAGAAAAGGTTAACTTCCATGATTGATGAGTATGGAACGGACGTCGTTAAAAAAGCAGTTGGGGATAACTTATATCTGGCACAGGAATTGACCAAAAAAAGAATACTTGAAGTACCCGACGGGGAGTATACTGCAGTAAATTACATTGATGATGATGGATTCCAGGAGGAACCCATTAAAATACAGGTAACAGTTAAAGTTAAGGGGGATAATTTGACAATTGATTTTACCGGAACTAATAAGCAGGTAAAGGGTTTTGTAAATACATCCGTAGTCACGGCTACTGCAGCATCGGGTATTGCATCATTATGGTTTTTAGGTTCTGATATTGCACGTAATGGTGGGGCTTTTAATGTTATTGATGTGGTTCTTCCAAAGGGGTCACTTGTCAATCCACATGAAGGGGCTCCCATGACGTTATCAACACTTATTCCCGCCAGTGAAATAATCGGTACCATATTCATGGCATTTAACAAGGCAATCCCTGATAGATTGCCTGCAGGTTATGGTACATATCTTGGACCGTCATTCTATGGAACAGATCCGCGTAATGGACGATATTACATCGGTTTTACATTCTGTTCACTGGCTTCAGGTGGTGCAATGAAAGGAATTGACGGTAAGCCATACATGTCACCGATGTCCAATTATGGTGGAGTAAAAACTCCGAACATCGAGTCAAATGAGGTACAGTATCCTCATATAACGTTGGTTCATGAAATGGAATGTGACACTGCAGGTGCCGGTGAATATCGTGGAGGGGCAGGTATAAAGTATGCCTTCCAGAATTATGATGACGGCTGTGAAATAGTAATGTACGGTGACGGGGTTAAAATTGCACCATATGGATTGAATGGTGGAAGTACCGGTTCGCTTCAAGTGCCTCTTGTAAGACAGGACGGCGAGTGGATTCAAACCGAGTCCAAGGAGTATCCTAGAAAAATCTCTGACGGAGACATAGTATACATACATTCCGCCGGCGGTGGAGGTTATGGAAATCCATATAAACGTGATGTTAAAAGGGTACATGAAGATTACATTGATGGAATAATATCACGTGAATCTGCTTTAAATGATTATGGTGTTAAAATCAATGAAGATGGCAAAGTGGATATGGATGCCACTAGCAAAATAAGGGGAGTTTAA
- a CDS encoding sirohydrochlorin cobaltochelatase, whose translation MADKVILVVSFGTSYNNNRDLTIGAIENDIKDHFQDYEIRRAFTSQMIINKLKKRDNLEIDNVKEALERAVNDGVKTLIVQPTHMMDGTEYHYKIKDHLDNYQDKFDTLVLGEPLVKYDVDYDDLIDCITATEYDDDTAVCFMGHGTPADSNVIYTTLQSKLTSRNYKNYYIGTVEAEPTFDDVLAMINKGEYKKIILKPLMVVAGDHAQNDMAGDEEDSWKSMFESNGYEVECVIEGLAQSKDIRMMYIKHLEQLIESLN comes from the coding sequence ATGGCCGATAAAGTAATTTTAGTCGTAAGTTTTGGAACTTCATATAATAATAACCGTGACCTCACAATTGGTGCAATTGAAAATGATATAAAAGATCACTTCCAGGATTATGAAATCAGACGAGCATTTACAAGTCAAATGATAATAAACAAATTGAAAAAACGAGACAACCTAGAAATCGATAACGTTAAGGAAGCTTTGGAAAGAGCAGTAAATGATGGAGTTAAAACACTCATTGTTCAGCCAACACATATGATGGACGGAACAGAATACCATTATAAAATTAAAGATCATTTGGATAATTACCAAGATAAATTCGATACGCTAGTACTGGGTGAACCACTAGTTAAATATGATGTGGATTATGATGACCTAATCGATTGCATTACGGCTACAGAGTATGATGATGACACTGCCGTTTGTTTCATGGGCCATGGAACTCCAGCCGATTCAAACGTAATATACACAACGTTACAAAGTAAGTTAACCTCTAGAAATTATAAAAATTATTACATTGGAACAGTTGAAGCGGAACCTACCTTTGATGATGTTTTGGCAATGATTAACAAAGGAGAATACAAAAAAATTATTTTAAAACCTTTAATGGTAGTAGCAGGAGATCATGCTCAAAACGATATGGCCGGTGATGAAGAAGATTCATGGAAATCCATGTTTGAATCAAACGGATATGAAGTTGAATGCGTAATAGAGGGATTGGCCCAGTCAAAAGACATTAGAATGATGTATATTAAACATTTAGAACAATTAATCGAAAGCTTAAACTAA
- a CDS encoding glycosyltransferase family 4 protein, translated as MLGQVDVIIFIITLIVTALFTAFVRRELIAADIRDNPIVSEHRQKSGTPTMGGFGILLGVILMALFLFNQPSNSYLIITVLIMVAAGFFGMFDDLLGFKVKEYQKVVLNDGDTPVKIGLLTLAPGEEARIASPKAKEDYAQIVEKEHKLKVVDEIPIKSETTETEKIIIQFVVACFIVIPGVLQSNIMGIEIGILMIPLAILAVIGSINAVNLIDGMDGLAAGIIAIASLASAFFASMTTGAVASLPFVVLSGACVGFLVLNHYPAKIFMGDTGSFALGTGYMVAALLGNTLIFSIIALAVPIISVIISLMHRAHIITLPVEPLHHTLNYHGMSEQKIILLYWAITLVVSIVALFIFGVF; from the coding sequence ATGTTAGGTCAAGTGGATGTAATAATATTTATTATCACACTCATAGTCACGGCATTATTCACGGCATTCGTACGCCGTGAATTGATAGCAGCGGACATTCGTGATAATCCAATAGTATCAGAACATAGACAGAAAAGTGGAACACCAACAATGGGAGGATTTGGAATTCTCTTGGGTGTTATCCTAATGGCACTTTTCTTATTCAACCAGCCATCAAATAGTTATCTTATAATAACAGTACTTATAATGGTGGCTGCAGGATTCTTTGGAATGTTTGATGACCTTTTAGGTTTTAAAGTCAAAGAATATCAGAAGGTGGTCTTAAACGATGGTGACACGCCAGTCAAAATTGGTCTATTGACACTTGCTCCGGGTGAAGAGGCAAGAATAGCTTCTCCAAAAGCTAAAGAGGATTATGCTCAAATAGTAGAAAAAGAACATAAACTAAAAGTAGTTGATGAAATACCGATAAAAAGTGAAACAACGGAAACAGAAAAAATAATCATTCAGTTTGTTGTCGCATGTTTCATAGTTATTCCGGGAGTACTGCAAAGTAACATCATGGGAATAGAGATAGGTATCTTGATGATTCCACTGGCAATACTTGCTGTAATTGGTTCTATTAATGCAGTAAACCTCATTGACGGTATGGATGGACTTGCTGCAGGTATCATAGCAATAGCATCCCTTGCTTCAGCATTCTTTGCAAGCATGACTACGGGAGCAGTTGCTTCATTACCATTTGTAGTACTATCCGGTGCATGTGTAGGATTTTTGGTTCTAAACCATTACCCTGCAAAGATATTCATGGGAGATACCGGTTCATTTGCATTAGGGACTGGATATATGGTAGCCGCATTACTTGGAAATACATTAATATTCTCAATAATAGCACTGGCAGTACCGATAATATCGGTTATAATCAGTCTAATGCACAGGGCACATATTATAACACTGCCTGTTGAACCGTTGCATCATACATTAAACTATCATGGAATGAGTGAACAGAAAATCATATTATTATATTGGGCTATAACACTTGTAGTATCAATTGTTGCTTTATTCATATTTGGAGTATTCTAA
- a CDS encoding Mur ligase family protein: MKNSIKASELTKIIEGKLYGEDTDLNGLFTFLNKASRNDMVIRHWINAKGIQIANDKNVSCVITQNPQDDAIETAERLHMALIVTQKIELATAYAISMAVEEYAPGAFKMAVTGTNGKSTTSHLLYTIFKDLGFNTYTNTDAESEGNTLIDPRVAVELAEFHASNALIEAISLEVSEVQGWDDRIMKDHAYQMISALNTDVSIITNASADHMNLVESFDDLLNEIGGAARALLNNQKDSLLVLNYDDENIRKMDKIVKNHDNIKVMYFGEFSTDSSLDICYKENDAIYANNQLYIKYEDLPFTSKHFIQDIMAAIAVCVYKNLDREKVVESLRNYKALSRRFIKLRDNPVVIDDFAHNPSGIKLTIENGAKLGDRLFVVDAIRGSRGDDINKEIAEALVESLQNEEDYTLLLTCSRDVVNELNTVIDSELEVFTTILDENHIEYTLFDNLEDSLLNVFDIADENDVILLLGAQGMDPASKLLKKNNLI; encoded by the coding sequence TTGAAAAATAGTATTAAAGCTTCAGAATTAACCAAAATCATTGAAGGTAAATTATACGGTGAAGATACCGATTTGAATGGATTATTTACATTTTTAAATAAAGCATCCCGTAATGACATGGTTATACGTCATTGGATTAATGCTAAGGGAATCCAAATTGCCAATGATAAAAATGTTTCCTGTGTAATAACACAAAATCCACAGGATGATGCAATAGAAACGGCAGAAAGATTACACATGGCATTAATAGTCACTCAAAAGATTGAATTGGCAACAGCATATGCCATCAGTATGGCCGTTGAAGAATATGCACCCGGTGCATTTAAAATGGCCGTAACAGGTACAAACGGTAAATCAACCACCTCTCACCTACTTTATACTATTTTTAAGGATTTGGGTTTTAATACATACACCAATACTGATGCGGAATCTGAGGGAAACACCCTGATAGATCCACGTGTAGCGGTAGAATTGGCAGAGTTTCATGCTTCCAACGCTTTGATTGAAGCAATATCTCTTGAAGTATCTGAAGTGCAGGGATGGGATGACAGAATTATGAAAGATCACGCCTATCAAATGATAAGTGCATTAAATACTGACGTGTCCATCATAACCAATGCATCGGCGGATCATATGAATTTGGTGGAATCATTTGATGACTTATTGAATGAAATCGGCGGAGCAGCACGTGCATTACTTAACAATCAAAAGGATTCTTTACTTGTACTCAATTATGATGATGAAAATATCCGTAAAATGGATAAAATAGTGAAGAATCATGATAACATAAAGGTAATGTATTTCGGTGAATTTTCCACAGACTCTTCTCTGGATATATGTTATAAGGAAAATGATGCCATCTATGCAAATAATCAACTCTACATTAAGTATGAGGACTTGCCGTTTACTTCAAAGCATTTTATACAGGATATAATGGCTGCAATAGCAGTATGTGTATATAAGAACTTAGACAGGGAAAAAGTGGTTGAATCATTAAGAAACTACAAGGCATTATCCCGAAGATTCATTAAACTAAGGGACAACCCAGTTGTTATTGATGACTTTGCACATAATCCGTCAGGCATAAAGTTAACGATTGAAAACGGTGCAAAGTTAGGCGATAGGCTATTTGTAGTGGATGCTATAAGGGGAAGCCGTGGGGATGACATAAACAAAGAGATAGCTGAGGCACTGGTTGAATCATTACAAAACGAGGAAGACTATACATTACTTCTAACATGCAGTCGTGATGTCGTAAATGAATTAAATACTGTAATCGACTCCGAACTGGAAGTATTCACTACTATACTGGATGAAAATCACATTGAATACACGTTATTTGATAACCTGGAGGATTCATTATTAAATGTTTTCGATATTGCAGATGAAAATGATGTAATCCTATTATTGGGAGCTCAGGGTATGGATCCTGCCAGCAAACTACTTAAGAAGAATAATCTCATATAA